In Papaver somniferum cultivar HN1 chromosome 1, ASM357369v1, whole genome shotgun sequence, a genomic segment contains:
- the LOC113356176 gene encoding uncharacterized protein LOC113356176 has translation MEVSLRVSDEDPADETKMNSVKEASVSLDNVRMQHAIMLKQKSRNKWLIEGASNTAFFHANIQTRMSSNVISELVDENGNTITDYAQIRDYTVQFFEAKFKGVEQPIDDSFFHYDHESISMEEGVMMDAVPSLEEIKIVVFDLGVDSAPGPNGFSGCFYRHCWYVITYCWQNKLIPQGYNSSLLILLAKEEQVAFMKGRNIRENVSVASEMVNEFKSKRKHGNVGLKLDISQAFDTVRWSFVLEVFRKYGFLENWCSWILTILSSAHISVLLNGSPEGFFSINRGLLQGDPLSLIFLLIKDFLNRNLTKLFLSKSMTPMLSKNGISPTHLFFTDDIMIFCKGNMKSLHSLLDLLGKYQTSSGKTVCRQKSKVYYGGSSLSRCRTITDLLGMEVSTFPDRYLGVQIMPGAVKYRHICNVIDKIKNQLSVWKGKFLSFQNRVVLINSVIASYSIHNMVVCKWPRKFIDQCERVIRNFLWSGDAEVCRKVVVAYDKVCFRVREGGLGITKLVVTNKALLMKLWWNIKTSTKKWALFLYAKYTNRMDRIKEYGVNSSILPGIKQVYREVEENTKVLIGDGRSTSLYFDIWYGYSSIADIIGEEGLDSTIKVCSLLINNEWVIPDVHMHNMLCVGVNIADLPSPLGGDDCRVWMPDLKGIFSVSSAKHLIPKKYAQDDIYALLWRKVVHPNLAAQNWKLEHGACATLDKIQSRFKISLVNKCYMCRSEEESIEHILWTCDFSTRVWGWISGIFNLTPHFNLIVSYKVAKGRRRIIKDLWLIANLIVRAEMWLTRNKIVYDKKTANSNLFKQRVFYLVHEHSVRIKSFMHNTPPPRNCLLLYCDGAAKDNPGRAGDGVVVKDADCNVDGAMSIGLRITNNFMAELCAILVGLEWAIRQRWIQVQNSYDSISFDHTYRETNFSADDMAKRGCLLTNGEESGALGVSKKFVAEVLGTINALEWAVSEHKNKVTINSDSKAAITAFTKNKIPWFIWSRWRYVCSKLNPIHFNHVFREVNFSADFFAKKGVHLAKGQKLKFTERPLSMHRMEFPDIIYSTTDFSDGLDGLTIYIIERWAE, from the exons ATGGAAGTTTCTCTTCGTGTGTCAGATGAGGACCCGGCAGATGAAACTAAGATGAATTCTGTGAAGGAGGCGTCAGTTTCTCTTGATAATGTTCGTATGCAACATGCTATTATGTTGAAACAGAAGTCAAGGAACAAGTGGTTGATTGAGGGTGCGAGTAATACTGCTTTTTTCCATGCAAACATTCAAACTCGTATGAGTAGTAATGTGATATCTGAATTAGTTGATGAAAATGGTAATACTATTACGGATTATGCGCAGATTAGAGACTATACGGTTCAATTTTTTGAAGCTAAATTCAAAGGGGTGGAGCAACCTATTGATGATAGTTTTTTTCATTATGATCATGAGAGCATTTCTATGGAGGAGGGTGTGATGATGGATGCGGTTCCTTCTTTGGAGGAAATTAAAATCGTTGTTTTTGATTTGGGTGTTGATAGTGCGCCAGGCCCAAATGGGTTTTCTGGATGTTTTTACAGGCATTGTTGGTATGTGATTACTTATTGCTGGCAAAATAAGCTTATTCCTCAGGGGTATAATTCGAGTCTTTTGATTCTTCTGGCTAAG GAAGAACAAGTTGCTTTCATGAAGGGTAGAAACATTCGTGAAAATGTTAGCGTAGCCTCTGAAATGGTGAATGAGTTTAAAAGCAAGCGGAAACATGGTAACGTTGGTCTCAAGTTAGATATTTCCCAGGCTTTTGATACGGTTAGATGGTCTTTTGTCTTGGAGGTGTTTCGTAAATATGGttttttggaaaattggtgttctTGGATTTTGACTATTCTCAGTTCGGCTCACATTTCAGTTCTTCTAAATGGCAGTCCTGAAGGCTTTTTTAGTATCAATAGAGGACTTCTCCAAGGCGATCCTTTGTCTCTTATTTTTCTGCTGataaaagattttcttaatagAAACCTCACCAAACTTTTTCTCAGCAAGAGTATGACTCCTATGCTGTCGAAAAACggtatttctcctactcatcTGTTTTTcactgatgacattatgattttttgcaagggcaATATGAAGAGTTTGCATAGCTTACTTGATTTACTTGGTAAATAtcaaacttcttctggtaagacggtttgtcgtcaaaagagtaaggtGTATTATGGTGGAAGTTCTTTGAGCCGGTGTAGAACTATTACGGATTTATTGGGTATGGAGGTATCAACTTTTCCGGATAGGTACTTGGGGGTTCAAATTATGCCAGGTGCTGTCAAGTATCGTCATATTTGTAATGTGATTGATAAAATTAAGAACCAACTCTCGGTTTGGAAGGGgaaatttctttcttttcaaaatcGGGTGGTTCTTATTAATTCGGTGATTGCTAGCTACTCTATTCACAACATGGTTGTATGTAAATGGCCTCGTAAATTTATTGATCAATGTGAAAGAgttattcgtaattttctttggtcagGGGACGCTGAAGTTTGTCGTAAAGTTGTTGTTGCTTATGATAAGGTTTGTTTCCGGGTGAGGGAAGGTGGCTTAGGCATTACCAAGCTTGTTGTTACAAATAAGGCTCTTcttatgaagttgtggtggaATATTAAGACTTCTACGAAGAAATGGGCTCTTTTTCTTTATGCTAAATACACCAATAGGATGGATAGAATTAAGGAGTATGGGGTGAATTCTTCCATTCTGCCGGGTATCAAACAGGTCTATAGAGAGGTGGAAGAAAATACTAAGGTATTGATTGGAGATGGGCGAtctacatctctttattttgatatttGGTATGGTTATTCTAGCATTGCTGATATCATTGGTGAGGAGGGGTTGGACAGCACTATTAAGGTTTGCTCTCTACTTATCAATAATGAATGGGTTATACCTGATGTGCATATGCATAATATGTTGTGTGTTGGAGTTAATATTGCTGATTTACCAAGTCCTTTGGGTGGTGATGATTGCCgtgtttggatgcctgatttaaaGGGTATTTTTTCGGTGAGTTCAGCTAAGCATTTGATTCCTAAGAAATATGCTCAAGATGATATTTATGCTCTTTTGTGGAGAAAGGTGGTTCATCCGAACCTGGCTGCTCAGAATTGGAAGCTTGAGCATGGTGCTTGTGCAACTCTGGACAAGATTCAAAGCAGGTTCAAAATCAGCCTAGTGAACAAATGCTACATGTGTAGATCGGAGGAGGAATCAATTGAGCACATCTTGTGGACGTGTGATTTTTCTACTCGGGTTTGGGGCTGGATTTCTGGCATTTTTAACTTAACTCCTCATTTCAATCTTATTGTTTCTTATAAGGTTGCCAAGGGAAGAAGACGGATTATAAAAGACTTATGGTTGATTGCAAATTTGATAGTAAGAGCTGAAATGTGGTTAACTCGAAACAAAATTGTGTATGACAAGAAAACCGCAAACTCGAACTTGTTCAAGCAGCGTGTCTTTTATCTTGTCCATGAGCATTCTGTTCGTATTAAGAGTTTCATGCATAATACG CCTCCACCAAGGAATTGTTTGCTTCTTTATTGTGACGGCGCTGCAAAAGATAACCCGGGGCGTGCTGGTGATGGTGTGGTTGTTAAGGATGCTGATTGTAACGTGGATGGAGCTATGAGTATTGGCCTTAGAATTACTAATAATTTCATGGCTGAATTGTGTGCTATTTTGGTTGGATTGGAATGGGCT ATTAGACAAAGGTGGATCCAAGTTCAGAATTCTTATGATTCAATTTCATTTGATCATACTTATCGTGAGACAAACTTTTCTGCAGATGATATGGCTAAAAGAGGTTGTCTTTTGACGAATGGTGAAG AAAGTGGAGCTCTTGGTGTTTCAAAAAAATTTGTTGCTGAAGTTTTGGGAACCATAAATGCATTAGAATGGGCAGTTTCTGAGCACAAGAATAAGGTAACAATCAATTCTGATTCTAAAGCAGCAATAACAGcctttactaaaaataaaatccCTTGGTTCATATGGAGTAGATGGAGATATGTGTGCAGCAAATTGAATCCAATACACTTCAATCATGTCTTCAGGGAGGTAAATTTTTCTGCAGATTTCTTTGCAAAAAAAGGTGTTCATTTGGCTAAAGGTCAAAAACTGAAATTCACAGAGAGACCCCTTTCTATGCACAGGATGGAATTCCCTGACATTATCTACAGTACCACAGATTTCAGTGATGGGCTAGATGGGCTCACTATTTACATAATTGAGAGATGGGCTGAGTAG